A single Stutzerimonas stutzeri DNA region contains:
- a CDS encoding toprim domain-containing protein produces MKSMDNAIRTEVLARLEKNYGLKRIGGTPYLRKGKCPSCGKLELYSRYDEPWFIKCGRESKCGQQWHVKELFDDLFDDWSKRAPATEQDPTATAKSYLQGARGFHLERIAGWYTQENYWSRELGIGSATVRFPLEKGGYWERLIDRPHRFGKQKARFAPGQSMRSHWWCPPSLDLLGVRELWIVEGIFDAIALLHHGIDAVSAMSSNAFPAESLKALAKACADADKRLPKLVWALDNEPGAHRYTRRWVKMARELGFTCEAAQIAQGDRKVDWNDLHQRWMFLDEDKRAEQIERDLKAARHQGALLIAENASEKAMLIYEWDETSEFHFGFGNRMYWFKLDLEKFNKAVQGLEDGDSQGEQQLTRQEIRDKALRMAGCVVEIANCYPKALYFQRNEVTDESWYYFRVDFPHDEPTVRNTFTGGQVAAASEFKKRLLGMAAGAVFTGSGSQLDKIMKAQLYGLKTVKTIDYIGYSKEHGCYVFGDLAVRGGVVEKANAEDYFEFKQLRLKTLQKSIRLEIARTDEGYRAEWLDWLWTCFGAQGIVALAFWFGSLFAEQIRDEYQSFPFLEVTGEAGAGKSTLLMFLWKLLGRPDEEGKDPSKMSKAGLRRWMGQVSGMPLVLLEADRSDNDRTAAKAYDWDELKPLFNGGTLGVTGVKTAGNETYEPPFRGTIVISQNATVAASEAILTRIVKLHFVRPEVTAASRAAADNLNHLSAMDVSYFLLMAAKGESTVLETFRQQVKVHEAALRELKDIRIERIIKNHAQLLAMLDALRGVVTMTDRQHAAAQRELIAMALARQNAVNSDPTEVAEFWEVFDYLQGLNDEPVVDHSKKPEVIAINLNEFCERAAEHKQKLADIGTLRNLLPNSRSRKFIEKNRAVDSAVRDAFNRRNPMSGRCPTVKCWMFQNPDAKRGNA; encoded by the coding sequence GCGCCTGGAGAAGAACTACGGCCTAAAGCGCATCGGAGGCACTCCATACCTTCGTAAGGGCAAGTGCCCCAGCTGCGGCAAGCTGGAGTTGTATTCCCGCTACGACGAGCCGTGGTTCATCAAGTGCGGGCGCGAGAGCAAATGCGGTCAGCAGTGGCACGTCAAAGAACTGTTCGACGACCTGTTCGACGACTGGAGCAAGCGCGCTCCGGCCACCGAGCAGGACCCGACCGCCACGGCAAAAAGCTACCTGCAAGGCGCGCGCGGCTTTCACCTGGAGCGGATCGCCGGCTGGTACACCCAGGAGAATTACTGGAGCCGTGAACTGGGCATCGGCTCGGCTACGGTGCGCTTCCCGCTGGAGAAGGGCGGCTATTGGGAGCGATTGATCGATCGCCCGCACCGCTTCGGCAAGCAGAAGGCGCGCTTCGCCCCGGGCCAGTCCATGAGGAGCCACTGGTGGTGCCCGCCGTCGCTGGATCTGCTTGGGGTACGGGAGCTGTGGATCGTCGAGGGCATCTTCGACGCCATTGCGCTACTGCACCACGGCATCGATGCCGTCTCGGCGATGAGCAGCAACGCGTTCCCGGCCGAGTCGCTCAAGGCGCTGGCCAAGGCCTGCGCGGATGCCGATAAAAGGCTGCCGAAGCTGGTCTGGGCGTTGGACAACGAGCCGGGCGCGCATCGCTACACCCGCCGCTGGGTGAAGATGGCCCGCGAGCTGGGCTTCACCTGCGAGGCCGCGCAGATCGCGCAGGGCGACCGCAAGGTGGACTGGAATGATCTGCATCAGCGCTGGATGTTCCTGGACGAGGACAAGCGCGCCGAGCAGATCGAACGGGACCTCAAGGCAGCCCGTCACCAGGGCGCGTTGCTGATCGCTGAAAACGCCTCCGAAAAGGCGATGCTGATCTACGAGTGGGATGAAACCAGCGAGTTTCATTTCGGCTTCGGCAACCGGATGTACTGGTTCAAGCTCGATCTGGAGAAATTCAACAAGGCGGTGCAAGGCCTCGAGGACGGTGACTCGCAAGGGGAGCAGCAGCTCACCCGCCAGGAGATTCGCGACAAGGCGCTGCGCATGGCCGGCTGCGTCGTCGAGATCGCCAACTGCTACCCCAAGGCTCTGTACTTCCAGCGCAATGAGGTGACGGACGAGTCCTGGTACTACTTCCGCGTCGATTTCCCGCATGACGAACCCACGGTGCGCAACACCTTCACCGGTGGCCAGGTGGCGGCGGCGAGCGAGTTCAAGAAACGCTTGCTCGGCATGGCCGCGGGCGCGGTGTTCACCGGCAGCGGCAGCCAGCTCGACAAGATCATGAAGGCCCAGCTCTACGGGCTCAAAACCGTCAAGACCATCGATTACATCGGCTATAGCAAGGAGCACGGCTGCTACGTGTTCGGCGATTTGGCCGTGCGTGGCGGCGTGGTCGAGAAGGCCAACGCCGAGGACTACTTCGAATTCAAGCAGCTGCGCCTGAAGACGCTGCAGAAGTCGATCCGCCTGGAGATCGCCCGTACCGACGAGGGCTACCGCGCCGAGTGGCTCGACTGGCTGTGGACCTGCTTTGGCGCGCAGGGCATTGTCGCGCTGGCGTTCTGGTTCGGCTCGCTGTTCGCCGAACAGATCCGCGACGAGTACCAGTCGTTTCCGTTCCTGGAAGTGACCGGCGAGGCCGGCGCGGGCAAGTCTACCTTGCTGATGTTCCTCTGGAAGCTGCTCGGCCGGCCGGACGAGGAGGGCAAAGACCCCTCGAAAATGTCCAAGGCGGGCCTGCGCCGCTGGATGGGCCAGGTGTCCGGCATGCCGCTGGTCCTGCTCGAGGCCGACCGCAGCGACAACGACCGCACCGCCGCCAAGGCCTACGACTGGGACGAGCTCAAGCCGCTGTTCAACGGTGGCACCCTGGGCGTCACCGGTGTGAAGACAGCCGGCAACGAAACCTACGAGCCGCCGTTTCGCGGGACGATCGTCATCAGCCAGAACGCCACCGTGGCGGCGAGCGAGGCGATCCTCACCCGCATCGTCAAGCTGCACTTCGTGCGGCCCGAGGTCACCGCGGCCAGCCGTGCCGCCGCGGACAACCTCAACCATCTGAGCGCCATGGACGTGTCGTACTTCCTGCTGATGGCGGCGAAGGGCGAAAGCACGGTGCTGGAAACCTTTCGCCAGCAGGTCAAGGTGCATGAGGCCGCGCTGCGCGAGCTGAAAGACATCCGCATCGAGCGAATCATCAAGAACCACGCCCAGCTGCTGGCCATGCTCGATGCGCTGCGCGGGGTGGTGACCATGACCGATCGCCAGCACGCCGCGGCTCAGCGGGAGCTGATTGCCATGGCCCTGGCCCGCCAGAACGCCGTGAATTCCGACCCGACGGAAGTGGCCGAGTTCTGGGAGGTGTTCGACTACCTGCAAGGCCTCAACGACGAGCCGGTGGTTGACCACAGCAAGAAGCCCGAGGTGATTGCCATCAACCTCAACGAGTTCTGCGAGCGCGCCGCCGAGCACAAACAGAAGCTGGCCGACATCGGCACGCTGCGCAACCTGCTGCCCAACAGCCGCAGCCGCAAATTCATCGAGAAAAACCGCGCCGTCGACAGCGCCGTCCGCGACGCCTTCAACCGCCGCAACCCCATGTCCGGCCGCTGCCCCACGGTGAAGTGCTGGATGTTCCAAAACCCCGACGCCAAGCGCGGCAACGCTTGA
- a CDS encoding Arm DNA-binding domain-containing protein — MHEGVEVRGNSLRVYFRYQGELCREPIEGDSTPANIEQASRLAGLIRHEIKHGTFSYARHFPNSNRVKTNTLGHFIDLWLNIKRNEVAPSGFRVYEGRAELHIRPKWGALQADQIDHLDLQEWVQADLMPKLHNKTVNEIIALVRQIFRLYRMRNRMAHDPTEGLRVRVPDRDDPDPFDRKEIEAILSARTEREQERNLAQFMIWAGPRVSEAMALAWEDVVDLDKGIVRFQRSQVRGHYKVTKTRRSAREVKLLRPAREALQAQAELTRDLEPILVDVTERDNKTVRVRKLRFVFHNTSTGAAHTSSDMLLKGFWRPHLKAAGVRFRGPNNCRHTFASQLLTTGAVPLEWIADQMGHTSTDMIRKHYGKWINDDGPDMVGILEHALKL; from the coding sequence ATGCACGAAGGCGTCGAGGTGCGCGGCAACTCGCTGCGCGTCTATTTTAGGTACCAGGGCGAGCTGTGCCGCGAGCCCATCGAGGGGGACTCGACCCCCGCCAATATCGAGCAGGCCAGCCGGCTGGCCGGACTGATCCGCCATGAGATCAAGCACGGCACGTTCAGCTATGCCCGGCACTTTCCTAATTCCAACCGAGTGAAAACGAACACCTTAGGCCATTTCATCGATCTGTGGCTGAACATCAAACGCAACGAGGTGGCGCCGTCCGGGTTCCGGGTGTACGAGGGGCGGGCAGAGCTGCACATCCGACCGAAGTGGGGCGCGTTGCAGGCGGACCAGATCGACCACCTGGACCTGCAGGAATGGGTGCAGGCGGATCTGATGCCGAAGCTGCACAACAAGACGGTGAATGAGATCATCGCCCTGGTGCGGCAGATCTTCCGGCTGTACCGGATGCGCAACCGGATGGCGCACGACCCTACCGAGGGGCTGCGGGTGCGGGTGCCCGATCGGGACGATCCGGATCCGTTCGATCGCAAGGAGATCGAGGCCATCCTCTCGGCGCGGACCGAACGCGAGCAGGAGCGCAACCTGGCGCAGTTCATGATTTGGGCAGGACCGCGCGTTTCCGAGGCAATGGCGCTCGCGTGGGAGGATGTGGTCGACCTGGACAAGGGCATCGTCCGCTTTCAGCGTTCCCAGGTGCGCGGCCACTACAAGGTGACGAAGACGCGGCGTTCGGCGCGCGAGGTGAAGCTGCTGCGGCCGGCACGCGAGGCCCTGCAGGCGCAGGCCGAACTGACCCGCGATCTGGAGCCGATACTGGTAGACGTTACCGAGCGCGACAACAAGACAGTGCGCGTGCGCAAGCTGCGCTTCGTGTTCCACAACACCAGCACCGGCGCGGCGCACACCAGTTCGGACATGCTGCTCAAGGGCTTCTGGCGGCCTCACCTGAAAGCGGCCGGCGTGCGCTTTCGCGGGCCGAACAACTGCCGGCACACGTTCGCCAGCCAGCTGCTCACCACCGGCGCGGTGCCGCTGGAGTGGATCGCCGACCAGATGGGGCACACGTCCACCGACATGATCCGCAAGCACTACGGCAAGTGGATCAACGACGACGGGCCAGACATGGTCGGCATCCTTGAACACGCGCTCAAGCTGTGA
- a CDS encoding DUF7696 family protein: MADEVRQHMLECEARTWLRNGYDTPERIEELTLAIAKRRGQASAERLVEEMRRQWRRRADWLS; this comes from the coding sequence GTGGCTGACGAGGTTCGCCAGCACATGCTCGAGTGCGAAGCCCGCACCTGGTTGCGCAACGGCTACGACACGCCCGAGCGCATCGAAGAGCTCACGCTGGCGATCGCCAAAAGGCGAGGCCAGGCCAGTGCCGAGCGCCTGGTCGAGGAAATGCGTCGGCAGTGGCGACGGCGGGCCGATTGGCTCAGCTAG